The following coding sequences are from one Capsicum annuum cultivar UCD-10X-F1 chromosome 3, UCD10Xv1.1, whole genome shotgun sequence window:
- the LOC107863009 gene encoding serine/arginine-rich splicing factor SR34A isoform X1 gives MSGRFSRSIYVGNLPADIKEWEVEDLFYKYGRILDIELKIPPRPPCYCFVEFESSRDAEDAIRGRDGYNFDGCRLRVELAHGGRGPSSSSDRRGSYGSSGGGGGGGGGRYGISRHSDYRVIIRGLPSSASWQDLKDHMRKAGDVCFAEISCDSEGTFGLVDYTNYEDMKYAIRKLDDSEFRNPWTRTYIRVREYKGSPSRSRSRSRSRTPRKSRSRSPARSVSKSPPPKSRSASPVKSTRSRSRSRSRSRSRSRSRSRSLSKSMSRSRSTSPSRSRSASPRQARSNSG, from the exons ATGAGTGGCCGTTTTTCTCGCTCAATCTACGTTGGGAACCTTCCAGCAGATATAAAGGAATGGGAAGTTGAAGATCTATTCTACAAG TATGGTCGTATATTGGATATTGAGTTGAAGATTCCACCTCGTCCTCCTTGCTATTGTTTTGTGGAG TTTGAAAGTTCTCGAGATGCAGAAGATGCCATCAGAGGTAGAGATGGCTACAACTTTGATGGCTGTAGGCTGAGG GTTGAGCTTGCTCATGGAGGAAGAGGACCATCATCTTCAAGTGATCGCCGAGGCAGCTATGGCAGCAGtggcggtggtggtggtggtggaggagGGCGTTATGGCATTTCTCGACATTCTGATTACCGAG TTATTATCCGAGGTCTTCCATCTTCCGCTTCTTGGCAAGATTTGAAG GATCATATGCGGAAAGCTGGGGATGTGTGCTTTGCTGAAATTTCTTGTGACAGTGAAG GAACCTTTGGCTTGGTTGACTACACAAATTATGAAGACATGAAGTATGCT ATAAGAAAACTTGATGATTCCGAGTTCAGGAATCCTTGGACAAGAACCTACATCCGG GTAAGAGAGTACAAGGGCAGTCCTTCAAGAAGTCGTAGTAGGAGCAGGAGCAGAACTCCAAGGAAGAGTAGGAG CAGATCACCGGCCCGTTCTGTTTCGAAATCACCACCCCCAAAGTCTAGATCTGCATCTCCTGTTAAGTCGACCAG GTCCAGGTCCAGGTCCAGGTCCAGGTCCAGGTCCAGGTCCAGGTCCAGGTCCAGGTCATTGTCCAAATCAATGTCAAGGTCGAGGTCTACGTCACCATCAAGGTCCAGATCGGCATCGCCACGGCAG GCGCGATCAAACAGTGGCTGA
- the LOC107863009 gene encoding serine/arginine-rich splicing factor SR34A isoform X3 — protein MSGRFSRSIYVGNLPADIKEWEVEDLFYKYGRILDIELKIPPRPPCYCFVEFESSRDAEDAIRGRDGYNFDGCRLRVELAHGGRGPSSSSDRRGSYGSSGGGGGGGGGRYGISRHSDYRVIIRGLPSSASWQDLKDHMRKAGDVCFAEISCDSEGTFGLVDYTNYEDMKYAIRKLDDSEFRNPWTRTYIRVREYKGSPSRSRSRSRSRTPRKSRSRSPARSVSKSPPPKSRSASPVKSTRSRSRSRSRSRSRSRSRSLSKSMSRSRSTSPSRSRSASPRQARSNSG, from the exons ATGAGTGGCCGTTTTTCTCGCTCAATCTACGTTGGGAACCTTCCAGCAGATATAAAGGAATGGGAAGTTGAAGATCTATTCTACAAG TATGGTCGTATATTGGATATTGAGTTGAAGATTCCACCTCGTCCTCCTTGCTATTGTTTTGTGGAG TTTGAAAGTTCTCGAGATGCAGAAGATGCCATCAGAGGTAGAGATGGCTACAACTTTGATGGCTGTAGGCTGAGG GTTGAGCTTGCTCATGGAGGAAGAGGACCATCATCTTCAAGTGATCGCCGAGGCAGCTATGGCAGCAGtggcggtggtggtggtggtggaggagGGCGTTATGGCATTTCTCGACATTCTGATTACCGAG TTATTATCCGAGGTCTTCCATCTTCCGCTTCTTGGCAAGATTTGAAG GATCATATGCGGAAAGCTGGGGATGTGTGCTTTGCTGAAATTTCTTGTGACAGTGAAG GAACCTTTGGCTTGGTTGACTACACAAATTATGAAGACATGAAGTATGCT ATAAGAAAACTTGATGATTCCGAGTTCAGGAATCCTTGGACAAGAACCTACATCCGG GTAAGAGAGTACAAGGGCAGTCCTTCAAGAAGTCGTAGTAGGAGCAGGAGCAGAACTCCAAGGAAGAGTAGGAG CAGATCACCGGCCCGTTCTGTTTCGAAATCACCACCCCCAAAGTCTAGATCTGCATCTCCTGTTAAGTCGACCAG GTCCAGGTCCAGGTCCAGGTCCAGGTCCAGGTCCAGGTCCAGGTCCAGGTCATTGTCCAAATCAATGTCAAGGTCGAGGTCTACGTCACCATCAAGGTCCAGATCGGCATCGCCACGGCAG GCGCGATCAAACAGTGGCTGA
- the LOC107863009 gene encoding serine/arginine-rich splicing factor SR34A isoform X5, with product MSGRFSRSIYVGNLPADIKEWEVEDLFYKYGRILDIELKIPPRPPCYCFVEFESSRDAEDAIRGRDGYNFDGCRLRVELAHGGRGPSSSSDRRGSYGSSGGGGGGGGGRYGISRHSDYRVIIRGLPSSASWQDLKDHMRKAGDVCFAEISCDSEGTFGLVDYTNYEDMKYAIRKLDDSEFRNPWTRTYIRVREYKGSPSRSRSRSRSRTPRKSRSRSPARSVSKSPPPKSRSASPVKSTRSRSRSRSRSRSRSRSLSKSMSRSRSTSPSRSRSASPRQARSNSG from the exons ATGAGTGGCCGTTTTTCTCGCTCAATCTACGTTGGGAACCTTCCAGCAGATATAAAGGAATGGGAAGTTGAAGATCTATTCTACAAG TATGGTCGTATATTGGATATTGAGTTGAAGATTCCACCTCGTCCTCCTTGCTATTGTTTTGTGGAG TTTGAAAGTTCTCGAGATGCAGAAGATGCCATCAGAGGTAGAGATGGCTACAACTTTGATGGCTGTAGGCTGAGG GTTGAGCTTGCTCATGGAGGAAGAGGACCATCATCTTCAAGTGATCGCCGAGGCAGCTATGGCAGCAGtggcggtggtggtggtggtggaggagGGCGTTATGGCATTTCTCGACATTCTGATTACCGAG TTATTATCCGAGGTCTTCCATCTTCCGCTTCTTGGCAAGATTTGAAG GATCATATGCGGAAAGCTGGGGATGTGTGCTTTGCTGAAATTTCTTGTGACAGTGAAG GAACCTTTGGCTTGGTTGACTACACAAATTATGAAGACATGAAGTATGCT ATAAGAAAACTTGATGATTCCGAGTTCAGGAATCCTTGGACAAGAACCTACATCCGG GTAAGAGAGTACAAGGGCAGTCCTTCAAGAAGTCGTAGTAGGAGCAGGAGCAGAACTCCAAGGAAGAGTAGGAG CAGATCACCGGCCCGTTCTGTTTCGAAATCACCACCCCCAAAGTCTAGATCTGCATCTCCTGTTAAGTCGACCAG GTCCAGGTCCAGGTCCAGGTCCAGGTCCAGGTCCAGGTCCAGGTCATTGTCCAAATCAATGTCAAGGTCGAGGTCTACGTCACCATCAAGGTCCAGATCGGCATCGCCACGGCAG GCGCGATCAAACAGTGGCTGA
- the LOC107863009 gene encoding serine/arginine-rich splicing factor SR34A isoform X4: protein MSGRFSRSIYVGNLPADIKEWEVEDLFYKYGRILDIELKIPPRPPCYCFVEFESSRDAEDAIRGRDGYNFDGCRLRVELAHGGRGPSSSSDRRGSYGSSGGGGGGGGGRYGISRHSDYRVIIRGLPSSASWQDLKDHMRKAGDVCFAEISCDSEGTFGLVDYTNYEDMKYAIRKLDDSEFRNPWTRTYIRVREYKGSPSRSRSRSRSRTPRKSRRSPARSVSKSPPPKSRSASPVKSTRSRSRSRSRSRSRSRSRSLSKSMSRSRSTSPSRSRSASPRQARSNSG, encoded by the exons ATGAGTGGCCGTTTTTCTCGCTCAATCTACGTTGGGAACCTTCCAGCAGATATAAAGGAATGGGAAGTTGAAGATCTATTCTACAAG TATGGTCGTATATTGGATATTGAGTTGAAGATTCCACCTCGTCCTCCTTGCTATTGTTTTGTGGAG TTTGAAAGTTCTCGAGATGCAGAAGATGCCATCAGAGGTAGAGATGGCTACAACTTTGATGGCTGTAGGCTGAGG GTTGAGCTTGCTCATGGAGGAAGAGGACCATCATCTTCAAGTGATCGCCGAGGCAGCTATGGCAGCAGtggcggtggtggtggtggtggaggagGGCGTTATGGCATTTCTCGACATTCTGATTACCGAG TTATTATCCGAGGTCTTCCATCTTCCGCTTCTTGGCAAGATTTGAAG GATCATATGCGGAAAGCTGGGGATGTGTGCTTTGCTGAAATTTCTTGTGACAGTGAAG GAACCTTTGGCTTGGTTGACTACACAAATTATGAAGACATGAAGTATGCT ATAAGAAAACTTGATGATTCCGAGTTCAGGAATCCTTGGACAAGAACCTACATCCGG GTAAGAGAGTACAAGGGCAGTCCTTCAAGAAGTCGTAGTAGGAGCAGGAGCAGAACTCCAAGGAAGAGTAGGAG ATCACCGGCCCGTTCTGTTTCGAAATCACCACCCCCAAAGTCTAGATCTGCATCTCCTGTTAAGTCGACCAG GTCCAGGTCCAGGTCCAGGTCCAGGTCCAGGTCCAGGTCCAGGTCCAGGTCATTGTCCAAATCAATGTCAAGGTCGAGGTCTACGTCACCATCAAGGTCCAGATCGGCATCGCCACGGCAG GCGCGATCAAACAGTGGCTGA
- the LOC107863009 gene encoding serine/arginine-rich splicing factor SR34A isoform X2 produces MSGRFSRSIYVGNLPADIKEWEVEDLFYKYGRILDIELKIPPRPPCYCFVEFESSRDAEDAIRGRDGYNFDGCRLRVELAHGGRGPSSSSDRRGSYGSSGGGGGGGGGRYGISRHSDYRVIIRGLPSSASWQDLKDHMRKAGDVCFAEISCDSEGTFGLVDYTNYEDMKYAIRKLDDSEFRNPWTRTYIRVREYKGSPSRSRSRSRSRTPRKSRRSPARSVSKSPPPKSRSASPVKSTRSRSRSRSRSRSRSRSRSRSLSKSMSRSRSTSPSRSRSASPRQARSNSG; encoded by the exons ATGAGTGGCCGTTTTTCTCGCTCAATCTACGTTGGGAACCTTCCAGCAGATATAAAGGAATGGGAAGTTGAAGATCTATTCTACAAG TATGGTCGTATATTGGATATTGAGTTGAAGATTCCACCTCGTCCTCCTTGCTATTGTTTTGTGGAG TTTGAAAGTTCTCGAGATGCAGAAGATGCCATCAGAGGTAGAGATGGCTACAACTTTGATGGCTGTAGGCTGAGG GTTGAGCTTGCTCATGGAGGAAGAGGACCATCATCTTCAAGTGATCGCCGAGGCAGCTATGGCAGCAGtggcggtggtggtggtggtggaggagGGCGTTATGGCATTTCTCGACATTCTGATTACCGAG TTATTATCCGAGGTCTTCCATCTTCCGCTTCTTGGCAAGATTTGAAG GATCATATGCGGAAAGCTGGGGATGTGTGCTTTGCTGAAATTTCTTGTGACAGTGAAG GAACCTTTGGCTTGGTTGACTACACAAATTATGAAGACATGAAGTATGCT ATAAGAAAACTTGATGATTCCGAGTTCAGGAATCCTTGGACAAGAACCTACATCCGG GTAAGAGAGTACAAGGGCAGTCCTTCAAGAAGTCGTAGTAGGAGCAGGAGCAGAACTCCAAGGAAGAGTAGGAG ATCACCGGCCCGTTCTGTTTCGAAATCACCACCCCCAAAGTCTAGATCTGCATCTCCTGTTAAGTCGACCAG GTCCAGGTCCAGGTCCAGGTCCAGGTCCAGGTCCAGGTCCAGGTCCAGGTCCAGGTCATTGTCCAAATCAATGTCAAGGTCGAGGTCTACGTCACCATCAAGGTCCAGATCGGCATCGCCACGGCAG GCGCGATCAAACAGTGGCTGA
- the LOC107863009 gene encoding serine/arginine-rich splicing factor SR34A isoform X6 → MSGRFSRSIYVGNLPADIKEWEVEDLFYKYGRILDIELKIPPRPPCYCFVEFESSRDAEDAIRGRDGYNFDGCRLRVELAHGGRGPSSSSDRRGSYGSSGGGGGGGGGRYGISRHSDYRVIIRGLPSSASWQDLKDHMRKAGDVCFAEISCDSEGTFGLVDYTNYEDMKYAIRKLDDSEFRNPWTRTYIRVREYKGSPSRSRSRSRSRTPRKSRRSPARSVSKSPPPKSRSASPVKSTRSRSRSRSRSRSRSRSLSKSMSRSRSTSPSRSRSASPRQARSNSG, encoded by the exons ATGAGTGGCCGTTTTTCTCGCTCAATCTACGTTGGGAACCTTCCAGCAGATATAAAGGAATGGGAAGTTGAAGATCTATTCTACAAG TATGGTCGTATATTGGATATTGAGTTGAAGATTCCACCTCGTCCTCCTTGCTATTGTTTTGTGGAG TTTGAAAGTTCTCGAGATGCAGAAGATGCCATCAGAGGTAGAGATGGCTACAACTTTGATGGCTGTAGGCTGAGG GTTGAGCTTGCTCATGGAGGAAGAGGACCATCATCTTCAAGTGATCGCCGAGGCAGCTATGGCAGCAGtggcggtggtggtggtggtggaggagGGCGTTATGGCATTTCTCGACATTCTGATTACCGAG TTATTATCCGAGGTCTTCCATCTTCCGCTTCTTGGCAAGATTTGAAG GATCATATGCGGAAAGCTGGGGATGTGTGCTTTGCTGAAATTTCTTGTGACAGTGAAG GAACCTTTGGCTTGGTTGACTACACAAATTATGAAGACATGAAGTATGCT ATAAGAAAACTTGATGATTCCGAGTTCAGGAATCCTTGGACAAGAACCTACATCCGG GTAAGAGAGTACAAGGGCAGTCCTTCAAGAAGTCGTAGTAGGAGCAGGAGCAGAACTCCAAGGAAGAGTAGGAG ATCACCGGCCCGTTCTGTTTCGAAATCACCACCCCCAAAGTCTAGATCTGCATCTCCTGTTAAGTCGACCAG GTCCAGGTCCAGGTCCAGGTCCAGGTCCAGGTCCAGGTCCAGGTCATTGTCCAAATCAATGTCAAGGTCGAGGTCTACGTCACCATCAAGGTCCAGATCGGCATCGCCACGGCAG GCGCGATCAAACAGTGGCTGA
- the LOC107866091 gene encoding 60S acidic ribosomal protein P1, with protein MSVGELGCTYAALLLFDDGIPITSEKIATVVKAANISVESYWPSLFAKLFEKRDIEDLILNVGTGGGPAVAVAAAPVAGGGGAAAAPATAEKKEETKEESDDDLGLNLFD; from the exons ATGTCAGTTGGAGAACTTGGTTGTACCTACGCTGCTTTGCTTCTCTTCGATGATGGCATTCCCATTACT TCCGAGAAGATTGCTACGGTGGTGAAGGCAGCCAATATTTCAGTGGAGTCCTATTGGCCTAGTCTTTTCGCCAAGCTGTTTGAGAAGAGGGACATTGAAGATCTCATCTTGAATGTTGGGACAGGTGGTGGTCCAGCCGTGGCCGTTGCTGCTGCCCCGGTTGCCGGAGGTGGTGGTGCTGCTGCTGCTCCCGCAACTGCGGAGAAAAAG GAGGAGACAAAGGAGGAAAGTGACGATGATCTGGGATTGAACTTGTTTGATTAG
- the LOC107866090 gene encoding uncharacterized protein LOC107866090 translates to MMMSIFSSFDALSAELFGQKLSLSRPPITDTKQQQGVGTVAASDHKNVASPPTTSSSTGGLIKKNGEVPPPSSSRQQQQKRQRFALEFDGVNCFETIIPY, encoded by the coding sequence ATGATGATGTCAATTTTCAGTTCCTTTGACGCCCTATCTGCTGAACTTTTTGGCCAAAAGCTGAGCCTTTCTAGGCCACCTATTACTgacacaaaacaacaacaaggGGTTGGGACTGTTGCTGCATCAGATCACAAAAACGTTGCTTCTCCACCGACTACTTCTTCATCAACCGGTGGTCTGATCAAGAAGAACGGAGAGGTACCGCCGCCGTCATCTTCACGGCAACAACAGCAGAAGAGGCAGAGATTTGCGCTGGAATTCGACGGCGTTAACTGTTTCGAAACTATCATTCCctattga